From Candidatus Neomarinimicrobiota bacterium, the proteins below share one genomic window:
- the gcvT gene encoding glycine cleavage system aminomethyltransferase GcvT, producing the protein MNNTLKKTPFYAKHSSLGAKIVEFAGFHMPVMYTSIKEEHLAVRQKAGLFDVSHMGEFLVEGEDAESFLNYLTLNDVSSLIDFQAQYSAMCYPDGGIVDDLIIYRFEKNKYMMVVNAGNIQKDFDWVKKNLKGKVSVKNASDDYALLALQGPESMKILKKLVDFDPQSVGFYHFLKGTVAGIPMIVSRTGYTGEPGFEFYHKPEEGEKLWDALFDAGNPYGLKPAGLGARDTLRLEMKYCLYGNDIDDTTNPLEAGLGWITKLDKEDFIGKQALVRIKESKPARKLVGFTLLERGIPRHGYPVYSKDEEVGVVTSGTQSPGLDQPIGLAYVRRDCAKTGTPLEIGIRNKKIQAKIVKTPFVDSKPY; encoded by the coding sequence ATGAATAATACGTTGAAAAAAACACCTTTTTATGCAAAACACAGCTCCCTGGGAGCCAAAATTGTTGAATTTGCCGGATTTCACATGCCGGTCATGTATACGTCCATCAAAGAAGAACATCTTGCAGTCCGCCAAAAAGCCGGTCTTTTCGATGTGTCACACATGGGTGAATTCCTCGTGGAAGGGGAGGATGCCGAATCCTTTCTCAATTATCTCACACTGAATGACGTTTCATCCCTCATAGATTTTCAGGCACAGTATTCAGCCATGTGTTATCCTGACGGTGGCATTGTGGATGATCTCATTATCTATCGATTTGAAAAAAACAAGTATATGATGGTTGTGAATGCCGGCAACATTCAAAAGGATTTTGATTGGGTTAAGAAAAACCTTAAAGGAAAAGTCTCTGTGAAAAATGCTTCCGACGATTATGCCTTGCTGGCTCTTCAGGGACCCGAGAGCATGAAAATCCTTAAAAAGCTGGTTGATTTCGATCCCCAATCTGTTGGTTTTTACCATTTTTTGAAGGGAACTGTGGCCGGGATTCCCATGATTGTTTCACGGACGGGTTATACAGGTGAACCAGGTTTTGAATTTTATCATAAACCGGAAGAGGGTGAAAAACTTTGGGATGCACTGTTTGATGCCGGGAATCCCTATGGTTTGAAGCCTGCGGGGCTAGGAGCCCGGGATACCCTGCGGCTTGAAATGAAATATTGCCTTTACGGGAATGATATAGATGATACGACCAATCCCCTTGAAGCCGGCCTGGGCTGGATCACCAAGCTGGATAAAGAGGATTTTATCGGTAAACAGGCACTGGTAAGGATCAAGGAATCCAAACCGGCACGAAAACTGGTAGGCTTTACCCTCCTGGAAAGAGGAATTCCACGCCATGGCTATCCTGTCTATTCTAAGGATGAAGAAGTGGGTGTTGTAACCAGCGGGACACAATCTCCCGGTCTGGACCAGCCTATCGGTCTAGCCTATGTCCGACGGGATTGTGCAAAAACCGGTACTCCCCTTGAAATTGGCATCCGGAACAAAAAAATTCAGGCAAAAATTGT
- a CDS encoding pyridoxal phosphate-dependent aminotransferase, whose translation MALGEPVFDMPEWFHSLISRDVINNFAYSPTAGTDEARKAVVTINEYPGNFDNVCIVCGAEEGLSAGIGGAKLYWAGKKNELLIPSPYFLTYPTISKMMGMDLKTYPIPPFCKGSIAESIREHISEDTALVILNTPANPSGLMMTEADIRQVEAVCDEYDAFLLVDEVYRFFGNVEKPVCHNWKTVGERTIIVSSLTKCFGLPGLRLGWAFTRHSVLNQIFAAHQAMVAIAPTISQLIISRFPDFDYQKWLEDNRNRVIHNRKIITEALIENKLEYVPTLGSFYVLFKIPEAVLEAMDEVDFAFYLKDHFGILTVPGKAFGDYSKGFMRLSYGGHPDTFAEGVRRIRKGIDSIIHKGSSHE comes from the coding sequence TTGGCCCTAGGTGAACCGGTTTTTGATATGCCGGAGTGGTTTCATTCCCTTATCAGCAGAGACGTGATTAATAATTTTGCATATTCCCCCACGGCCGGAACCGACGAAGCCAGAAAAGCGGTTGTGACCATTAATGAGTATCCTGGAAATTTTGATAATGTTTGCATTGTATGTGGCGCAGAAGAAGGTCTCAGCGCCGGTATCGGCGGAGCCAAACTCTATTGGGCAGGGAAAAAAAATGAACTGCTCATACCTTCCCCATATTTTCTCACCTATCCAACAATCAGTAAAATGATGGGGATGGATCTGAAAACCTATCCAATTCCACCCTTTTGCAAAGGGAGCATCGCTGAGAGTATCCGGGAACATATCAGTGAAGACACAGCCCTGGTAATTCTCAACACACCCGCCAATCCTTCGGGACTCATGATGACTGAAGCGGATATCCGTCAGGTGGAAGCGGTTTGTGATGAATACGATGCTTTTCTTCTGGTGGACGAAGTCTACCGTTTTTTCGGCAATGTGGAAAAACCGGTTTGCCATAATTGGAAAACAGTGGGAGAGAGGACCATCATCGTCAGTTCTCTGACAAAGTGCTTTGGATTACCCGGTTTGCGCCTGGGCTGGGCATTTACCCGGCATTCCGTATTGAATCAGATATTTGCAGCCCATCAGGCTATGGTTGCCATTGCCCCCACTATCTCCCAGTTGATTATCAGCCGATTTCCCGACTTCGATTATCAGAAATGGCTGGAAGATAACCGGAATCGGGTCATTCATAACAGAAAAATTATTACGGAAGCCCTGATAGAGAATAAACTTGAGTATGTTCCAACCCTTGGATCTTTTTATGTTTTATTTAAAATTCCAGAAGCCGTACTGGAAGCTATGGACGAAGTGGATTTTGCCTTCTATCTGAAAGATCATTTTGGTATCTTAACTGTTCCGGGAAAAGCTTTTGGTGATTATTCCAAAGGGTTTATGCGCCTGAGCTACGGAGGGCACCCCGATACATTCGCTGAAGGTGTCCGGCGAATCCGGAAAGGAATCGATTCCATCATTCATAAAGGATCTTCTCATGAATAA
- the amrS gene encoding AmmeMemoRadiSam system radical SAM enzyme, with the protein MNSSDYLHRADWWSPLDDVTKRVKCTLCPHQCIIAPDHYGRCKVRKNSDGILYSVSYGRPVALHVDPVEKKPLYHFYPGESVYSIGTMGCNLSCDFCQNWTISQAGYDKIPSSETYSPEDIVRLTGEAGLRLIAFTYNEPTVYAEYMRDIARIAVEKGMKTISVTNGYVSADIIPELYENVHAFNIDLKAFSDSFYRKYTGASFSEILETIKTIHTLKKHLEITTLIIPGLNDSREELRHAFEWILQNTGELTPLHLSAFYPGYKRQYHAPTSPETLVKARELALDIGLKYVYIGNVSGVDNSTYCPDCHARIINRHSYRIQVEQERVCSCGRLIDIVNPGK; encoded by the coding sequence ATGAACTCTTCTGATTATTTACACAGGGCGGACTGGTGGAGTCCACTCGATGATGTAACAAAACGTGTCAAATGTACCTTGTGTCCTCATCAATGTATCATTGCTCCGGACCACTATGGGCGATGTAAAGTCAGAAAAAACAGTGATGGCATTCTCTATTCTGTATCCTATGGAAGACCTGTAGCACTCCATGTGGATCCTGTGGAAAAGAAACCCCTGTATCATTTCTATCCCGGAGAATCGGTGTACAGTATAGGGACTATGGGATGTAATCTGTCCTGCGATTTTTGCCAAAACTGGACAATCTCTCAGGCTGGTTATGATAAAATCCCATCTTCTGAAACATACAGCCCGGAGGATATTGTCCGGTTAACCGGGGAGGCAGGACTCCGTCTGATTGCATTCACCTACAATGAGCCGACGGTTTATGCCGAATATATGCGGGATATCGCCAGAATAGCCGTGGAAAAAGGAATGAAAACCATCTCTGTGACCAATGGCTATGTCTCGGCAGATATAATTCCGGAATTGTACGAGAATGTCCATGCTTTCAATATTGATTTGAAAGCTTTTTCTGATTCCTTTTACAGAAAATATACCGGTGCTTCTTTTTCTGAAATCCTGGAAACCATCAAAACGATCCATACCTTGAAAAAACATCTGGAAATCACGACTCTTATCATACCAGGACTGAACGATTCCCGGGAAGAACTCCGGCATGCATTCGAATGGATACTGCAGAATACGGGAGAACTGACACCCCTACACCTGTCTGCCTTTTATCCCGGTTATAAACGGCAATATCATGCCCCAACTTCTCCGGAAACACTTGTTAAGGCCCGTGAGCTTGCCTTGGATATTGGATTGAAATATGTGTATATTGGCAACGTTTCGGGCGTGGATAATTCGACCTACTGTCCCGATTGTCATGCCCGTATCATCAACAGACATTCTTATCGGATACAGGTTGAACAGGAAAGAGTTTGTTCGTGTGGCAGGCTCATTGACATAGTGAACCCGGGAAAATAA
- the hemW gene encoding radical SAM family heme chaperone HemW, with the protein MGNPGIYIHIPFCLKKCPYCDFFSQVANEDETRRFLHQLQQEIINKAPFYTTSTFDTVYIGGGTPNRLKSSALMECLDILKKSFHITSNAEITLELNPECIDPEDLKAYEQSGINRLSLGTQSFRDEELKFLGRIHNARKNLDALQLICSTHVFSLACDVITGLPGQSVDDLQMSLDILQKFSPEHLSVYTLTVEKETPLYQWVQKGRINPLDEEKVNMLWKFAHDDLKDKGYSHYEVSNFAKPGYHSRHNSKYWDDSNYLGFGPSAHSRWGRTRFWNPPDLKSYLDGTYQPVYENMNDEQWLTERLMLGLRTEKGFNLNTLSIIKHSQPFFDTISRLNSETETRLLKVEGNFLKATPEGWMLLDSIIEELTEKIDC; encoded by the coding sequence ATGGGAAATCCCGGCATCTATATACACATCCCATTTTGCCTGAAAAAGTGTCCATATTGTGATTTTTTCAGCCAGGTTGCCAATGAAGATGAAACACGCCGTTTTTTGCATCAGCTTCAACAGGAAATAATAAACAAAGCTCCATTTTATACCACGTCTACATTCGATACGGTTTATATTGGTGGAGGAACACCCAATCGTCTTAAATCATCTGCTTTAATGGAATGTCTGGATATCCTGAAAAAGTCTTTTCATATCACATCCAATGCAGAAATAACCCTGGAGTTAAATCCTGAGTGCATAGATCCTGAGGATCTTAAGGCCTATGAACAATCCGGAATCAACCGGCTGTCCCTGGGGACCCAGTCTTTCAGGGATGAAGAACTCAAGTTTCTGGGGCGGATTCACAATGCCCGGAAAAATCTGGATGCCTTACAGTTGATTTGTTCCACCCATGTTTTTTCCCTGGCCTGTGATGTGATAACAGGACTTCCGGGCCAGTCTGTGGATGATCTGCAGATGAGTCTTGATATCTTACAGAAATTTTCTCCTGAACACCTGTCTGTATATACACTGACTGTCGAGAAAGAAACTCCCCTCTATCAATGGGTTCAAAAAGGACGGATAAATCCCTTGGATGAAGAAAAAGTGAACATGTTGTGGAAATTTGCCCATGATGATCTGAAAGACAAAGGTTATTCTCATTATGAAGTGTCCAATTTTGCCAAACCCGGATATCACAGCCGCCATAATTCCAAATACTGGGATGATTCCAATTACCTGGGTTTTGGGCCTTCAGCCCATTCCCGGTGGGGCAGAACCCGTTTTTGGAATCCGCCTGATTTGAAGAGCTATCTGGATGGTACTTATCAGCCTGTGTATGAAAATATGAATGATGAGCAGTGGCTGACCGAGCGGCTGATGCTTGGGCTCCGAACAGAAAAAGGTTTTAATCTGAATACTTTATCCATCATAAAGCATTCTCAGCCGTTTTTCGATACGATATCTCGCCTGAATTCTGAAACGGAGACAAGACTTCTAAAAGTTGAGGGAAATTTTCTGAAAGCAACACCAGAGGGTTGGATGCTTCTGGATTCAATAATCGAAGAATTAACAGAAAAAATAGACTGCTGA
- the lepB gene encoding signal peptidase I has protein sequence MQIKEFFQKRREKKQQNKKVFSSTKERVIYEIKSWTLVIIAVFFIRAGIIEAYQIPTGSMEKTIHVGDFLLGNKFLYGARTPDWVGIPFTRVGFDIPYYRFPALTDPEVGDVVIFKFPLDPWTNYVKRCLGGPGDTVKIVDKKVYVNGERFDDPEHSIVNYDHIFPKSYEEPRIFPSGNGNRDQYDPIYIPRKGDIFKLSGLSHKQVEFIRHIMILDGHSPEDNYGIYYEKGEPKYKVEQDYYFMMGDNRDNSFDSRYWGLVPYEYVMGSPLILYFSWDKTAPWTQFYKKIRWNRIFHTVS, from the coding sequence ATGCAGATTAAAGAGTTTTTTCAGAAACGACGGGAAAAGAAACAACAGAATAAAAAAGTCTTTTCGTCCACCAAAGAACGGGTGATATATGAAATCAAATCCTGGACACTCGTGATTATTGCTGTCTTCTTTATCCGTGCCGGTATTATCGAGGCGTACCAAATTCCTACAGGGTCAATGGAAAAAACCATTCATGTGGGCGATTTTTTACTGGGTAATAAATTTTTATATGGAGCCCGCACACCGGACTGGGTCGGGATTCCTTTTACACGGGTTGGTTTTGATATTCCATACTACCGTTTTCCAGCTCTCACGGATCCGGAAGTAGGGGATGTGGTGATATTTAAGTTCCCCCTCGATCCCTGGACCAATTATGTGAAACGGTGTCTGGGAGGGCCCGGAGATACGGTTAAAATCGTGGATAAAAAAGTTTACGTCAATGGTGAACGTTTTGATGATCCCGAACACTCGATTGTAAATTATGATCATATCTTTCCAAAATCCTATGAAGAACCCCGTATTTTTCCCAGTGGAAACGGGAACAGAGACCAATATGATCCCATTTACATTCCCAGGAAAGGAGATATTTTCAAATTATCCGGCCTGTCTCATAAACAGGTGGAGTTTATTCGCCATATCATGATTCTGGATGGACACAGTCCGGAAGACAACTATGGCATTTATTATGAAAAAGGGGAACCGAAATACAAGGTGGAACAGGACTATTACTTTATGATGGGGGATAACCGTGATAATAGTTTTGACAGTCGTTATTGGGGTCTTGTGCCTTATGAATATGTGATGGGTTCACCATTGATTCTTTATTTTTCATGGGATAAAACCGCTCCCTGGACACAATTCTATAAAAAGATTCGCTGGAACCGGATTTTTCATACCGTATCTTAA
- a CDS encoding NAD+ synthase → MKIALAQLNVTVGDIAGNTDKVIRTIHEAAKNNAEIVVFPEMVIPGYPPQDLIFEPGFVEKNLKACQKIAYETRHLNIVSLVGHIDNPLKMVYYNAVSVLSGGKVTDTVYKTLLPTYDVFDEKRYFQPAPEIRPVSCDVGGKKVKLGIEICEDLWDDLYDVKVSEKLVYQGAEILINCSASPYSYDKFSKRKELVLNKVSRLKTPFCYVNLCGGQDELIFDGNSFMVDSQGQWIAYNGPFRENITYTSWDINTAPQNHMSEPDIHPDEELFLALQTGVRDYFYKTGFSDALIGLSGGIDSALVAVIAADALGPEHVWGIMMPSQFSSEHSISDAQQLAQNLNIHHEMISIQSIYQEVLKTLEHQFKGTDFGLAEENIQARSRGIILMALANKYHRLVLTTGNKTELALGYSTLYGDMAGALAAISDLNKEDVYRLSRFINTKAGFDRIPQHILEKTPSAELRENQTDPFDYEIVSPLVESLLEHQKSPEQLIREGYDSELVHRLNRLIHLAEYKRRQAPPGLRVTEKAFGMGRRIPIVNKYMTKDQKL, encoded by the coding sequence ATGAAAATAGCCCTAGCTCAGTTGAATGTGACGGTCGGTGATATTGCAGGAAATACGGACAAAGTGATCCGGACTATCCATGAAGCGGCGAAAAACAATGCTGAGATTGTGGTTTTTCCGGAAATGGTAATTCCCGGTTATCCTCCACAGGACCTTATCTTTGAACCGGGTTTTGTGGAAAAAAATCTCAAAGCATGCCAAAAGATTGCCTATGAGACCCGTCATCTGAACATCGTCTCTTTAGTAGGACATATAGATAATCCCTTAAAAATGGTGTATTACAATGCGGTATCGGTATTAAGTGGGGGGAAGGTGACGGATACTGTCTATAAAACCCTGCTTCCCACCTATGATGTCTTCGATGAAAAACGATACTTTCAACCGGCACCGGAGATAAGACCTGTCAGTTGTGATGTAGGTGGAAAAAAGGTAAAACTGGGAATTGAAATCTGTGAAGATCTGTGGGATGACCTTTATGATGTGAAAGTGTCGGAAAAACTGGTTTATCAGGGTGCTGAAATACTCATCAATTGCAGTGCGTCCCCCTACAGTTATGATAAATTTTCCAAAAGAAAAGAACTTGTTCTGAATAAGGTAAGTCGTCTTAAAACACCCTTTTGCTATGTCAATCTGTGTGGCGGTCAGGATGAATTGATATTTGACGGGAACAGTTTTATGGTGGATTCCCAGGGCCAGTGGATTGCCTATAATGGTCCTTTCAGGGAAAATATCACCTACACATCTTGGGATATAAATACGGCCCCCCAAAATCATATGTCCGAACCAGACATCCATCCCGATGAAGAACTATTCCTGGCTTTGCAGACCGGCGTCCGGGATTACTTTTATAAAACCGGATTTTCAGATGCCCTTATCGGGTTGAGTGGTGGTATTGATTCAGCCCTGGTTGCCGTGATTGCAGCTGACGCTTTAGGCCCTGAACATGTGTGGGGAATAATGATGCCATCCCAATTCAGTTCAGAACATTCCATCTCCGATGCACAGCAACTGGCACAAAACCTGAATATCCATCATGAGATGATATCAATCCAGTCTATTTACCAGGAAGTCTTAAAAACACTGGAGCATCAGTTTAAAGGGACAGACTTCGGGTTGGCAGAAGAGAATATTCAGGCGCGGAGCCGTGGCATCATCCTGATGGCGTTGGCCAATAAATATCACCGGCTTGTCCTTACAACCGGGAATAAAACAGAACTGGCCCTGGGATATTCGACACTCTATGGTGATATGGCCGGTGCCCTGGCTGCAATCAGTGATCTGAATAAGGAGGATGTCTACCGCTTGTCCCGTTTTATCAACACGAAGGCCGGTTTTGACCGAATCCCTCAGCATATCCTGGAAAAAACCCCCTCGGCTGAACTTCGTGAAAATCAGACAGATCCATTCGATTATGAAATAGTAAGCCCCCTGGTTGAATCCCTGCTGGAACATCAAAAAAGTCCGGAACAACTGATCCGGGAAGGATATGATTCAGAACTGGTTCACCGCTTGAACCGACTGATTCATCTGGCAGAATATAAACGCCGTCAGGCTCCACCAGGACTTCGGGTCACAGAAAAAGCTTTTGGGATGGGCCGGCGGATTCCGATTGTAAACAAATATATGACCAAAGATCAGAAATTATAA
- a CDS encoding acylphosphatase, whose protein sequence is MDTDATEITRKYVLTGRVQGVGFRWFTKRLADEFGIKGFVRNQFNGSVLVVAQGSHDRLEPFERLLAEGPSYARVDHMRTEPPDRKELFHYFEIR, encoded by the coding sequence ATGGATACAGACGCAACTGAAATAACCCGGAAATATGTCCTGACCGGCCGGGTTCAGGGTGTCGGTTTCCGGTGGTTCACTAAACGTCTGGCCGATGAATTTGGTATAAAAGGTTTCGTCCGGAATCAGTTTAACGGATCCGTTCTTGTGGTAGCACAGGGTTCCCATGATCGGCTGGAACCCTTTGAACGCCTCCTGGCTGAAGGTCCCTCTTATGCCCGGGTGGATCACATGCGAACCGAACCGCCGGACAGAAAAGAATTATTTCACTATTTTGAAATCCGATAA
- a CDS encoding TIGR00725 family protein, protein MRHQKHIIAVFGGREADQKLLEEAEHFGQLAAEAGWIIICGGKGGIMEAVCRGVDAKGGISVGLLPEAKDIEANEYVGIPLATGLGYARNEVLALACHAACAFGGKYGTLSEIAHALNNQKPVAAVESWKIQGVHECNHAWEAFEWIQTQLK, encoded by the coding sequence ATGAGACATCAGAAACACATCATTGCAGTGTTTGGGGGCCGGGAAGCCGATCAAAAGTTGCTCGAAGAGGCGGAACATTTTGGACAGCTGGCAGCGGAAGCAGGTTGGATCATCATCTGTGGGGGGAAAGGCGGAATTATGGAAGCAGTGTGCCGGGGAGTGGATGCAAAGGGAGGGATCTCTGTTGGACTCCTTCCGGAAGCGAAGGATATTGAGGCGAATGAGTATGTAGGTATTCCACTGGCAACCGGACTCGGATACGCACGGAATGAAGTCCTTGCCCTGGCATGTCATGCCGCCTGTGCCTTTGGAGGCAAATATGGAACCCTTTCAGAGATAGCTCATGCATTAAATAATCAAAAACCGGTGGCTGCTGTAGAATCCTGGAAAATCCAGGGTGTTCATGAATGTAACCATGCCTGGGAGGCATTTGAATGGATACAGACGCAACTGAAATAA
- the asnS gene encoding asparagine--tRNA ligase: MPDHVLVKHVPDYIDREITLRGWVYNIRKSGKIWFLIFRDGTNWIQCVVLKNEVSEEVFEMKNTLTQESSIEIRGLVQKAPRQEFGYEILVKDIKIYQIAEEYPIALKEHGIEFLLDNRHLWLRSRKPNAVLKVRAEVENACRDFFNERDFVLVDSPMFTPNAAEGTTTLFETDYFGRKAYLTQSGQLYSEAAIMAFNKTYCFGPCFRAEKSKTRRHLTEFWMIEPEMAFYDIHDNMDLAEEFVSYLVERAVTHCPEELKILERDLSKLEKIIPPFPRITYDEAVDILKKKGLDFEWGNDFGAPHETAISEDFDKPVMIWKWPAETKAFYMKRDPEDERYVLGVDMIAPEGFGEIIGGSQREDDIDKLLARIQKENLPEEIFNWFIDVRRYGSVPHSGFGLGLERTVQWICGSHHIRECIPWPRTMVRLNP; this comes from the coding sequence ATGCCTGACCATGTGCTTGTGAAACACGTACCAGATTATATCGACCGGGAGATCACGCTCCGGGGATGGGTTTATAATATCCGTAAAAGCGGGAAAATCTGGTTTTTAATATTCAGAGACGGAACCAATTGGATCCAGTGCGTAGTACTGAAAAATGAAGTGAGTGAAGAAGTTTTCGAAATGAAAAATACACTTACTCAGGAATCTTCCATTGAAATCAGGGGCCTTGTGCAAAAGGCACCCCGGCAGGAATTCGGATATGAGATTCTGGTTAAAGATATCAAGATCTATCAGATTGCAGAAGAGTATCCGATTGCATTAAAGGAGCATGGCATTGAATTCCTTTTGGATAACCGGCATTTATGGTTGAGAAGCCGAAAACCCAACGCCGTGCTAAAGGTTCGGGCTGAAGTGGAAAATGCATGCAGGGATTTTTTTAATGAACGGGATTTTGTCCTGGTGGATTCACCCATGTTTACACCCAATGCCGCAGAAGGGACCACAACCCTTTTTGAGACTGATTATTTCGGCCGGAAGGCTTATCTAACACAATCCGGTCAATTATACAGTGAAGCCGCCATTATGGCGTTCAATAAAACATACTGTTTTGGCCCCTGTTTTAGAGCAGAAAAATCCAAAACACGCCGTCATCTGACGGAATTTTGGATGATTGAACCGGAAATGGCTTTTTATGATATCCACGACAACATGGATTTGGCAGAGGAATTTGTGTCTTATCTTGTCGAACGAGCGGTCACTCATTGTCCGGAAGAGCTGAAAATACTGGAAAGAGATCTGTCAAAACTCGAAAAAATCATTCCGCCTTTTCCCCGGATTACGTATGATGAGGCAGTGGATATTCTGAAGAAGAAAGGACTGGATTTTGAATGGGGTAATGATTTCGGGGCTCCTCATGAAACTGCCATATCTGAAGATTTTGATAAACCTGTCATGATTTGGAAATGGCCTGCCGAAACCAAGGCATTTTATATGAAGCGGGATCCGGAAGATGAACGTTATGTGTTGGGAGTGGATATGATTGCTCCCGAAGGATTTGGAGAAATTATCGGCGGAAGCCAGCGCGAAGATGATATCGACAAACTCCTGGCCCGGATACAAAAAGAAAATCTGCCGGAAGAAATTTTCAACTGGTTCATCGATGTCCGGCGATATGGCTCCGTGCCACATTCCGGCTTTGGTTTGGGACTCGAAAGAACTGTTCAGTGGATCTGTGGTTCCCACCATATCCGGGAGTGTATCCCCTGGCCGCGGACGATGGTGAGGCTTAATCCTTAG
- a CDS encoding TIGR01212 family radical SAM protein: MPPYAVNGDLKDQISVGKQYLKNRFHADKFIVYFQSYTNTYGPVSVLKDKIRIALEDKDVVGISVSTRPDCLQRDVLDFLQDISRDTYVNLEIGAESVYDKTLIWMNRCHTVEDTLKALSVLDEYSFDVTAHIILGSPTETREEMLAMTQEINRWNIRFLKLHHLQVIRGARLEKEYLKNPFHLFEYREYLDVVTEFISRIKTEIIFQRLFAESPGSWLLAPIWKKRTTEIMMDIQKTMGDKNLWQACQL; the protein is encoded by the coding sequence ATGCCGCCTTATGCCGTTAATGGGGATCTGAAGGACCAGATAAGTGTGGGGAAACAGTATTTAAAAAACCGTTTCCATGCAGATAAATTTATTGTCTATTTTCAAAGTTATACGAATACTTACGGACCGGTATCTGTTTTAAAGGATAAAATCAGGATTGCCCTGGAGGATAAAGATGTTGTGGGTATCTCCGTATCCACACGACCGGATTGTCTTCAGCGGGATGTTCTGGATTTCTTGCAGGATATAAGTCGTGATACTTATGTGAATCTTGAAATTGGGGCAGAGTCTGTTTATGATAAAACCCTGATCTGGATGAACCGATGTCATACGGTGGAAGATACGTTGAAAGCCCTGTCGGTTCTGGATGAATATTCATTTGATGTCACAGCACATATCATTCTGGGATCACCCACTGAAACAAGGGAAGAAATGCTGGCGATGACCCAGGAGATCAACCGGTGGAATATCCGATTTCTGAAACTGCATCACTTACAGGTCATACGTGGGGCACGACTTGAAAAAGAATATCTAAAGAATCCATTCCATCTCTTTGAATACAGGGAATATCTCGATGTGGTCACGGAGTTCATTTCCCGCATCAAAACAGAAATCATTTTTCAGCGGCTTTTTGCCGAATCACCGGGTTCCTGGCTCCTGGCTCCTATATGGAAGAAAAGAACAACCGAAATCATGATGGATATTCAGAAAACCATGGGTGACAAAAACTTGTGGCAAGCCTGTCAGCTGTAG
- a CDS encoding Crp/Fnr family transcriptional regulator, with product MDISLLRHIPLFEDLEDQELEQISKAIQVRTYEKNKLILLEEDLGDTLFIISQGAVKISRINEDGKEVILSILSDGEFFGEMSILDGESRSANVVALEKSEVFMLKRQDFLEMLEKYPKISIHLLEELARRLRRSDQQIESLSLSDAEHRVANTIIRLAEDLGVHLKGCVTINDIPLQQDIANMAGTSRETVSRMLKMLENKGLITREGRKLIINNYMEFYRNFSK from the coding sequence ATGGATATTTCTTTATTGCGTCATATTCCCCTTTTTGAAGATCTGGAAGATCAGGAACTTGAGCAAATTTCCAAGGCCATTCAGGTCCGGACCTATGAGAAAAACAAACTGATCCTTCTGGAGGAAGATCTGGGGGATACGCTTTTTATCATCAGTCAGGGCGCAGTGAAGATCAGCCGGATCAATGAAGATGGAAAAGAAGTGATCCTCAGTATTTTATCTGACGGTGAGTTTTTTGGTGAAATGTCCATTCTGGACGGTGAGTCCCGCTCTGCCAATGTCGTAGCACTGGAAAAATCGGAAGTTTTTATGTTGAAACGGCAGGATTTTTTGGAAATGTTGGAAAAATATCCCAAAATATCCATTCACCTTCTGGAAGAACTTGCCCGCAGACTCCGCCGGAGTGATCAACAGATTGAAAGTCTTTCTCTCAGCGATGCCGAACACCGGGTTGCCAATACCATCATTCGTCTTGCCGAAGACCTGGGGGTCCATTTGAAAGGGTGTGTGACCATCAATGACATTCCCCTGCAACAGGATATTGCCAATATGGCCGGCACATCCCGTGAAACCGTCTCACGAATGCTGAAAATGTTGGAAAATAAAGGGCTCATTACCCGTGAGGGACGGAAGCTGATCATCAATAACTATATGGAATTCTATCGGAATTTCTCAAAATAA